The following are from one region of the Eubacterium sp. MSJ-33 genome:
- the mfd gene encoding transcription-repair coupling factor: MKALTLAFQDDPRFAELKKHRDERGGIHHVWGMDRRITPLLMEALSDEKRFRLIVTFEERRARELVEDYRFYSRQTFYYPAKDALFYSADIHSNNTVQERLEIFKKIAEGRPCTVVTTIEGLMDKIPAISHIIENILTIKVGDTLQLDVFSRKLTTLGYEKTSIVETPGQFSVRGGIIDIFSLTEECPYRVELWGDEIDSIRSFDVESQRSMERVEEFVIYPSSEMVLDDVRISKGIAKLEKEHKAQAKLLKEQFHTEQYARLNKMVASVLEELKEFNSTMGLDSMVEYFYDDTVSFLDYFPENTDIFIDEPERVGQRAGAYETQFGMSMEGRLEGGYVLPTQADVLYGAKATIARLVNRAPVLLSELYKKQPAWKEQYAFQIDAKGLVSYNNSFEDLMKDIEKYKKKSYRILILSPSATRGRRIAKNLQDNDIMAYFTENREQPLKPGEVRISVGRMETGFEIPECHLLVIAEGDIFTSKELKKRKKLPKYAGEKIAGFSDLSVGDYVVHQNHGVGIYRGIDKVVTDGRTKDYISIEYAKGSKLFVPVEQLDRIGKLSGKDGARVKLNKLGGPEWEKVRTRVKGHVEDIAKELIELYAIRSSTQGYKYSEDTVWQREFEEMFPYEETLDQQKAIDDTKQDMESGKIMDRLVCGDVGFGKTEVAIRAAFKAVQDNRQVAYLVPTTILAEQHYNTFCERMKNYPINIRMLSRFCTPKEVKETLEQMKSGMVDIVIGTHRLLSKDIVFKNLGLLIIDEEQRFGVKHKEQIKQMKKNVDVLTLTATPIPRTLHMSLVGLRDISLLEEPPVDRLPIQTYIMEYDLEFVKEAINRELARNGQVYYVYNRVETIADITGQLRQVLPDAVIEFAHGKMPERELEAMMRRFIKGEIDVLVSTTIIETGLDIPNVNTIIIHDADRFGLSQLYQLRGRVGRSNRSAYAFLLYKRDKMIKEVAEKRLKAIREFTDLGSGYKIAMKDLEIRGAGNLLGQEQSGNIEAVGYDLYCQMLNDAIRRLSGETVREEFVTNVELPLNAYIPDSYVKNEYVKLDLYKRISKCANREDNDAILEEVRDRFGEPPKPFFRLLDVAYLKAIAHEVYITDIKYVGDEVRFYMLPQAPVQAERVNPLLKRYKNTLRLTAGKQTYFRIRMSKLIEEEMVSSCEKVIEDIRTLYNTEDVNHEA; the protein is encoded by the coding sequence ATGAAAGCTTTGACTCTTGCATTTCAAGATGATCCAAGGTTTGCAGAGTTAAAAAAACATAGGGATGAGAGGGGAGGTATCCACCATGTATGGGGGATGGATCGCCGTATCACCCCACTTTTAATGGAAGCATTGTCAGATGAAAAAAGATTTCGACTGATTGTGACGTTTGAGGAGCGGCGCGCAAGGGAATTAGTAGAGGACTATCGGTTTTATAGCCGTCAGACCTTTTATTATCCGGCGAAGGACGCGCTTTTTTATTCCGCCGATATTCATAGCAATAATACGGTTCAGGAACGGCTGGAGATCTTCAAGAAGATTGCAGAAGGCCGTCCATGTACAGTGGTTACAACAATCGAGGGATTGATGGATAAGATTCCGGCAATTTCCCATATCATAGAAAATATATTGACGATTAAGGTCGGTGATACCTTGCAGCTCGATGTATTTTCCAGAAAACTCACAACACTTGGATATGAAAAAACTTCAATTGTAGAAACACCGGGGCAGTTTTCTGTCAGGGGAGGAATTATTGATATATTCTCTCTGACAGAAGAGTGCCCTTATCGTGTTGAGTTGTGGGGGGATGAGATTGACAGTATTCGAAGCTTTGATGTGGAAAGCCAGCGTTCCATGGAGCGTGTGGAAGAGTTTGTCATCTACCCGTCTTCTGAAATGGTGTTGGATGATGTACGCATCAGCAAAGGTATTGCGAAGCTGGAGAAGGAACATAAAGCACAGGCAAAGCTTCTGAAAGAACAGTTTCATACAGAACAGTATGCCCGCCTGAATAAGATGGTTGCATCTGTGTTGGAGGAGTTGAAAGAGTTTAACTCTACGATGGGCTTAGACAGTATGGTGGAATATTTTTATGACGATACGGTGTCATTTCTTGATTATTTTCCGGAGAATACAGATATTTTTATCGATGAACCGGAACGGGTAGGACAGCGCGCCGGTGCCTACGAAACACAATTTGGAATGTCAATGGAAGGACGCCTGGAGGGTGGATATGTTTTACCGACGCAGGCAGATGTACTCTATGGTGCGAAGGCGACGATCGCAAGACTCGTGAACCGTGCGCCGGTGCTTTTGTCTGAACTTTATAAAAAACAGCCGGCATGGAAAGAACAATATGCATTTCAGATTGACGCAAAGGGTCTTGTAAGTTACAACAACAGCTTCGAGGATCTGATGAAGGATATTGAGAAATACAAAAAGAAAAGTTACCGTATATTGATTCTGTCACCGTCAGCAACGCGTGGAAGACGTATCGCAAAAAATCTGCAGGATAATGATATCATGGCATATTTTACGGAGAATCGGGAACAGCCGTTAAAACCGGGTGAGGTGCGGATCAGTGTTGGCCGTATGGAGACCGGATTTGAGATTCCGGAATGTCACCTGCTTGTGATTGCAGAGGGTGATATATTTACATCGAAGGAATTGAAAAAGAGGAAGAAACTGCCGAAGTATGCAGGAGAAAAAATTGCTGGCTTCTCTGACTTATCGGTGGGTGACTATGTGGTACACCAGAATCATGGTGTCGGAATCTACCGTGGTATCGATAAGGTTGTGACAGATGGACGCACGAAGGATTACATCAGTATCGAATATGCCAAAGGAAGTAAATTGTTCGTACCTGTGGAACAGCTTGACCGGATTGGAAAATTATCGGGCAAAGATGGTGCGCGTGTCAAACTGAACAAGCTTGGCGGACCGGAATGGGAGAAGGTGCGCACGCGTGTCAAGGGACATGTGGAAGATATCGCCAAAGAACTAATCGAGTTGTATGCGATCCGTTCGAGTACACAGGGCTACAAATATTCTGAAGATACCGTATGGCAGCGGGAGTTTGAAGAGATGTTCCCGTATGAGGAGACATTGGACCAGCAGAAAGCCATTGACGATACGAAACAAGATATGGAGAGCGGCAAGATCATGGATCGACTTGTCTGTGGGGATGTTGGATTCGGAAAGACAGAAGTTGCCATCCGGGCGGCATTTAAGGCAGTGCAGGATAACCGGCAGGTGGCATATCTCGTACCAACGACGATCTTGGCTGAGCAGCATTATAATACGTTCTGTGAGCGTATGAAGAATTATCCGATTAATATTCGGATGCTGTCACGGTTTTGTACACCGAAGGAAGTCAAAGAGACATTGGAGCAGATGAAGTCCGGCATGGTAGATATCGTGATCGGTACCCATCGACTGCTATCCAAAGATATTGTATTTAAGAATCTTGGACTGCTGATTATTGACGAGGAACAGCGGTTTGGTGTCAAACATAAGGAACAGATCAAGCAGATGAAGAAAAATGTAGATGTGCTGACATTGACGGCAACTCCGATTCCGCGAACGCTGCATATGAGTCTGGTTGGTTTGCGTGATATTAGTTTGTTGGAAGAACCTCCGGTTGACCGGCTTCCGATACAGACTTATATCATGGAGTATGATCTGGAGTTTGTAAAAGAGGCAATCAACCGGGAGCTTGCGCGGAATGGGCAGGTATATTATGTGTATAACCGGGTGGAGACGATTGCGGATATTACGGGTCAGCTTCGTCAGGTATTACCGGATGCAGTCATTGAATTTGCGCATGGTAAGATGCCGGAACGGGAACTTGAAGCGATGATGCGCCGGTTCATCAAGGGTGAGATTGATGTACTTGTGTCGACGACCATTATCGAGACCGGGCTGGATATTCCAAATGTCAATACGATCATCATACATGATGCAGATCGGTTTGGTCTGTCCCAGCTTTATCAGCTGCGTGGACGTGTTGGACGTTCCAACCGGAGTGCCTATGCATTCCTGCTCTATAAACGTGACAAGATGATAAAAGAAGTCGCGGAGAAACGTCTGAAAGCAATCCGGGAGTTTACAGATCTTGGCTCAGGGTATAAGATAGCAATGAAGGATCTGGAGATTCGTGGAGCCGGAAATTTGCTTGGACAGGAACAATCTGGAAATATCGAAGCAGTTGGTTATGATTTGTATTGCCAGATGCTGAATGATGCAATCCGGCGTCTGTCTGGTGAGACGGTGCGCGAGGAGTTTGTGACGAATGTGGAGCTTCCGCTCAATGCCTATATTCCGGACAGCTATGTGAAGAATGAATATGTGAAGCTGGATTTATATAAGCGAATCTCGAAATGTGCGAACCGCGAGGATAATGATGCCATCTTAGAAGAGGTGCGTGACCGATTTGGTGAACCACCAAAGCCGTTCTTCCGCCTGCTTGATGTGGCATATCTGAAAGCAATTGCGCATGAGGTTTATATTACGGATATCAAATATGTGGGCGATGAGGTACGATTTTACATGCTGCCACAGGCACCTGTGCAGGCGGAGCGAGTCAACCCGTTGCTGAAACGGTATAAGAACACATTGCGGCTTACCGCGGGCAAACAGACATATTTCCGTATCCGTATGTCGAAGCTGATCGAGGAGGAGATGGTATCTTCCTGTGAGAAGGTAATTGAGGATATCCGCACATTGTATAACACGGAGGATGTGAACCATGAAGCATAA
- a CDS encoding peptidylprolyl isomerase codes for MKHNRRYRKLIAILLCICLMVPMLSGCGEKKEEPEQTSNGTLVFQYGNNLVTKGEIYIYIETVRERYELQYGSDVWQTVLPDGGEGASMENLTREEVVNEIVRVKTLCAHADELGIVLSDEELSELNRKADDFCEGLTDEQLQSMEITKEKAEKVMQENAIASKVEAKILDDRKIEISDEEARMTTFYDMYFECYSMDENGVVTPYTEEQKDQQYRNALQACATLAATDLRDFAGAAIGRLAEYYQLNEAKMQTMSPSQILETYGQDVYDLLYSMENGQYSTVVETQYGYHVFQMIALTDQTKTNEQKIVIYNQQVQEALSDTLTKWQAQIDPVFKYPDSVDMDVYDSIVNETIEK; via the coding sequence ATGAAGCATAATAGACGTTATCGAAAATTAATTGCAATATTGTTGTGTATCTGCCTGATGGTGCCGATGCTTTCCGGCTGTGGAGAGAAAAAGGAAGAACCGGAGCAGACGAGCAATGGAACACTGGTATTTCAGTATGGAAACAACTTAGTTACTAAAGGTGAAATCTATATTTATATTGAAACGGTGCGCGAACGGTATGAACTGCAGTATGGCAGTGATGTATGGCAGACGGTGCTTCCGGATGGCGGAGAAGGTGCTTCTATGGAGAACCTGACGCGTGAGGAAGTGGTAAATGAGATCGTACGTGTCAAGACGTTGTGTGCACATGCCGATGAGCTTGGAATTGTATTAAGTGATGAAGAATTATCTGAATTGAATCGGAAAGCGGACGATTTCTGTGAGGGGCTGACCGACGAACAGTTGCAAAGTATGGAAATCACAAAGGAGAAGGCAGAGAAAGTGATGCAGGAAAATGCAATCGCATCGAAGGTGGAGGCGAAGATCCTGGATGACCGGAAGATTGAAATCTCCGATGAAGAAGCGCGGATGACGACGTTCTACGACATGTATTTTGAGTGTTACAGCATGGATGAAAATGGGGTAGTGACACCTTATACAGAGGAACAGAAGGATCAGCAGTATCGAAATGCGCTTCAGGCGTGTGCAACATTGGCTGCGACAGACTTAAGAGACTTCGCAGGTGCAGCTATCGGGAGGCTGGCAGAGTATTATCAGTTGAATGAGGCGAAGATGCAGACGATGAGTCCGTCACAGATTCTGGAAACTTACGGACAGGATGTGTATGATCTGCTCTACAGTATGGAGAACGGACAGTACAGCACGGTTGTGGAGACACAGTATGGCTATCATGTATTCCAGATGATCGCTCTGACCGATCAGACGAAAACGAATGAGCAGAAAATCGTGATTTATAATCAGCAGGTACAGGAAGCGTTATCGGATACGCTTACGAAATGGCAGGCACAGATTGATCCGGTGTTCAAGTACCCGGACAGTGTAGATATGGACGTGTATGACAGCATCGTGAATGAGACAATTGAAAAATAA